The segment ATTGGCTTCTGCAAGAAGAGGCAAGGGGTCGTGTTTCACGGAAACCACCACCACCGCATCCACAGGCTCCGAGGGGCGGATACAAAGTCTTTTGGGGGAGGAAGGGCCGCAGATTTCCCCCGGCCCGAACACCGACTCGTACAGCGCGCGCTTGGGCGCAGCCTCGGATTTCACGTCGGGCCCGACCTGGCTGTCTTTGGGGAGGATATAGGTGTTGCCCAGCGAGGGCGCCGGGGggcggtggtggtgggagggaagggagggggggtggtgggagtggtggcGAGCCGCCCCATTCAGAGCTTCGGTGTAGCAGCCCTGCGGGGCGGGCGAGCCCAGTTTGGTGCCGATGCCCGCGATGCTATTGAGCGTGGCAATGGACACGGCGCCGATGCAGTGGTTGGTGTAGGTCTTGGAGAGTTTGGCCGCCTTGGAGAGCATCTGCATTCGGGTGCCCAGCAAGTTTTTGCCGATGGCTTTGTTCTCGTACCAGGTCACGTCGCCCTCGCTGCAGTGGTCCCGGGGCCGCTGGAAGAACGCTTTGCACAGGGGGTTGCGCTTGGACAGGTACTTGACGAAGCTGGCATAGGGGCAGAACTCGGTGCCCGTCTCGTACATGCGGGGCAAGTTCTCCTCGTCGCTGCTCTCGGCGCGCTTCTTGCTCCACGATGACGAGCGCGACTTGTGGTAGGGCCCCAGGGACTTAAAGTAGACGAACTTGCGGCCGTCCTCGTCCATGGCCAGCCCAAAGGAGTCCTCCTCCAGCTCGCGCTGGTTCTCCCGGCCGCGCGTGCAGAAGTACATGCACGTCTCGAACCAGACCTTGTTGAGCAGCCCAAAGGGCGTGTTGGTGCTGAAGACGCTGGAAGTGTAGAGCTTGCGCAGGTCGGCGCGCGTGATGGCTTGTTTCTGCACCACCGGCCCGGCGCCCTGCTCCTCGAGCTTGCGGATCACCGCGGCCAGCGTCAAGTTGGCGCTGCGCAGCTCGGGGTCCTTGGTGAGGTCGAGCGTGCGACAGTACGGGGGCTCGTTGAGGTAGCGGTTGAGCGAGCTGCGGATGCTGATGAGCGACGACTTGCTGTAGAGCTGGCCGCTCTTGGAGCGGGCCTCGGCGTAGAAGGAGCGCAGCACGCGGCACAGCGCCCCCTTGTCCATGGTCTCGAAGTCCGGGCTCTGCGCCTTCTCGCTCAGGTACTCCCGGAAGATGCGCACGGCGTAGCGGGTGGCCAGCCGGGTGTTCTCGCTCAGCCGGGCCCGCTCGGGGCGCTGCAGCACGTCGGGGTCCAGCTCGGCGCCGTCCCCCGGCGGCCCGGCGCGGGCCCGGGGCGCCAGGAGGCGCGGCGGCGCCTCGGGCTCCAGCGGGGCGCTCTGGTCCATATTGATCATATGGACCGGCTCGGGCTCCAGCTCCTCCCCGGCCGAGTCCTCGGGCTCCAGGGGCTCGTCCCAGTCCagccccatctcctcctcctcctcctcctcctcctcttcctcctcctcctcgtcctcctccagccccccacctccgtcctcctcctcctcgtcccccGTTATCTGCACCTCTTGGatctcgtcctcctcctcctcctcctcttcctcctcttcctcgccCGCGCTGCAGTAGTGCGGGCGGCCGtggcggcggccgcgggcccCCGTGCCGCGCTCGCCCTCGCCCCGCTCCCCATTGTTCTCGGCGGCCGCGGCGccggcgccgccgcccgcgctgGTGTTACAGTCCCCGCTGCCAGGCATTCTCGCCATATTGCCGTCTCTCTGCCAGTCCTCGGGCAGGGCGCATGCGCTATATTGGACCGCAGCGCCGAGCGCTTTTGTGTTTAATGACCTTCAGCTACCGGGAGGCAAAGCCGGGCTCTTAAAGGAGCCGCGCTCCAATTGTCAGTCTGGAGCGCAGCTCCGGAGGGGCCGCGACGCGCCGGGGatggaggggaggcggggggcacTCACACGGGGAGTGGGCAAGGACCGCGGCAGGCTGGACCCTCGTCCGCGCCTACCCCGTCACCCACTCCGAAGGAAACTTTGAAggagcagagagaaggggagggagagcagttgggggggggggtgtgaaacACTCCCAACTTACCCTCTGGCGGAGCGGCGCGCGGGCCCGGGCGGGCGCGAGGGAGGgccggcgggagggcggggcggccgcGCTTCTCTAAGTAATGCCCGAGGAGCAGTGCCCCTTCCACCGCCCCCTCATTGCCCCCCGCAGCCGGGGGATCGGGCCGGCGGCTGCCGCTGCGGGAGGACCGTGTGTGGGGCCGCCCGGAGCGGAGCGGAGCGAGCAGGTTAATGAGCAGGGTGGAGGAGGCACCCGCGGCCCCGCACCCTCTCTGCGCCCGCGGCCAGGGCGCAGCGGGCGAGGCTTGGGAGCGGGATggggctggcggcggcggcggctcccccACCTACTTGCTGGCGGCGAGGCgcgggggcctggggccagccgCACGGCTCCCAGCTCCCTTTCCGACTCTTGCACAGCGGCGAAACACGCCCCGCGTCCGCCTCATCCCTTTAGACTTTTCCAACAGCCACATTTAAGCTGTCATTAAAGACCCGAGGCGCTCCCCGTAGGTCCGGGGCAAGTCCGCGCCGGTCCAGCCTGCCTGGGGTAGGAGCGCGAGAGCAAggctgggaggggcgggagggaggggagcctCCGGGGAGAGGCGCCTGGGACCCTAGGGGACCCCCCCtgttctctcccaccccaacttTCACGCCCCAGCCCTCGACCTGGAGCGGGCGGACCAGCTGCCTCCGGGCGAGGCGCTCCACCTGGTTGCACCTAGAGCGGTGCCCGGCTCGAGGGCCCGTCGGGCGGgcggaaaaactgaaaaaaaaaaaagaaaagtgaacttGGGTGCCGGCCGCCCCCGCCACGATTCCGATCCCCAGTGTGCCCGGTTCCAAGTTTGCCAACCGCCATTCGTTCGCCCTCGGGGCTGCGCAGCCcgcggcgcgcgggggcgggCACCTCCGAAACTGGAAAGGCGGCCAAAGAGCTGGCCGGGTCCCGCTTTCCCAGAGGAGACACTGTCCCACTTCCAGCCCAACGCCCGCCCCCGGCGCGCCCTGGCTCCGGGCGCGTCCTCGCGTCGCCGCCTCCCGCTCGGGACGGCAGCGCGGGACACCGCGGCTGTTTGCTTTGGCTTCACGGCCCGGGCCACCTCCCCGAGCTCCCACGGCACCCTAACCTGAGCCTCCCGGGGGCAGCCCCGGGTGCCCGTGGCGCGCCGCCAGCCCCGGGTCCCAGGATCGCGGGGGACCGACGGCATCGGTGCCCCCCAACCCAGCAGGTTCCCGGGGCCGGGCCGACGCTCCCACGGGGGCACCCTCTCTCTGCACCCTGGGCTCGGATCTGTCTCCGCAGTTCTCCGCACTTCGGCTCTTAAGAGTCCAATCAAGTGCCCGTTCACGCGTTCCAtacccccttctcccccacttTTCCCGGGCCCTCCATCTGACTTTCGAGGCTGTTTAGAATTGTACGCATCAATAGAAACCCATCCAtcaatttgtaatttaaaaaaaaacacgtaaaaaaagggaaaggaaggaagattagATCTCGGGGCTGCGTGGGAGAGTTCGTGGGAGCTGACGGCTGTCTTCTGCAGCTCTCGGTCCTCGCCCTCGGCGTGCCGCCTCGGCCCTGGACGCGCCGAGGGGTGTTGGGGAAACCGCGCCAGGTGTGATCAAGTTGAGGCAGGTCCcagcccccgggggtgggggggccctcccGCTCCTCGGGGAAACTCGCTCATTCCAGCACTCCCTCGCTGCCCCAACTCCCCCAACTCCTCCTGCCCTCATCTCGCGCCCGCGCTCTGCCCAGAAGCGTCCCGGCAGGCGAGGATTCCTAACATTACATTCTCCGGGGCTCGGCCCCGAGGTGCGTCCGGCTTTGTTCAAAATGCGCGGCCCCCGCGTCCACGGGGCAGCGTGGCGTGCTTGGTAGCCCGCAGCCCGAGTGTTGCACACGCGGGTCCGCGACCACGAGCTGGCACCCACCCTATTCCCACCCGGCTATTTCGGGAGGGTTGGCTCTCGGTTCAGGGATGCAAGCACCAGATTTTCCGCCCGAGCTCCAGGCCGTAGCTATTTCTAAGGTGCTGAGACCTCAGGTGGACTCCGGGCCAGTTCCAGACTACTCGGGGCTGCAGCGCAGTGAGCCCTGGGGCCGCGCTGGCTCAGGGCTGCGTTCCAGGGTAGGCCTAGGGAATCACGGTCCCACGCTCCAGCCCAGGCGCTGAGGCGCTCCCCAAGACTCCCCATTTCTGCAGGCGGCGGGGTaccccccctcacacacccacacccgcCCGTACCTCCCCTTCCTGCTGGGCAAGCTGCTTTGAATTGCTAGCAGTTTGCCGGAGGCGGTGAGCTGGGTTGGACGCTCCGGGAAACAAAGCAACCAAAAACAGCTTCCAGTTGACGTCAACttatttccagaaaagaaaatagttttgtgCTCCCAGGACAAAATAACCCCCGGGGCAGGTCTCTACTGGCAAAAGccaggggggcggggatggggagcAGCAGAACCAAAAACCCCCTAGCGCCTGTAACTTTTTAACGGTCTTGGAAAAACAGGCATTTCAGACGCAGCCAGGTTCCTTGCGAACAATGGGCAGAACCCTAGACACGAAAACGCACCTTGGAAAAGGATGCCGTGGCCTGATTTAGCAGGCGACTGAGAATCTGCTTCGTGGCACCAGCTCCTGAATCGCTACCAAAATTCCTTGTCCTTAATGATACTAAATCAAAACTCAGAAAAGCCCTCTTCAGGTTAGTATTTACCAGGAAGAACACCCAGAAAAACCAACAacccccctctccctccaaatTCTTCacttgcttaatttttaaaacccaATAACACAAAATTAGAGTGGTGTTCATAAAGGAGTTCACTTCCAGGTTTAATAAACAGTCCCTTAAAAACATCTTGTGGTTCCATGCAACATTATTCCTAATCCAGAATGGGGCGGCGCAGGGACCTTATTTCTGTCCAGAGGCAATATCAGCGTTTGCACCGACTGCCCACTCCTCTTCGCTCTGCCAGTCCACCCACCCCTGACAACAGCTAAGCTCCTGTCAGCAGAAAGCATGGGcatggtttatattttaaaaaattgcagtaTTGTATGGAACATTTATTTCAACTATTTAACTTTCAAAACTCTTCACCATTAGCTGTGCTGCTGACAACTCCAAGAAGTTTCTCTCATTTGATCATAAAGGATTTGTGCTTCTCCGTTAGATTAACTGAAAATAGTGCCACAATTATTTCTGAAAAGACAAATTCCAATCCACCCCCCATCCTTCAGATTTATAACCCACTATTTCAGGCTTTGGGGTTCACACTTCATGAAAGGTCATGCTATATAAAAACACTGGGAAATTCCTCCTTTTGCTTCCAGGCTTTTGAACATTTTCTGTTATGTAATAGAGGTAGTGGCTTTTTGCCTGCCTGCTTCCTCTACTACACCGATATACCTTTGTGTAGGCTGGTACACATGGTGCGCACTCTAGGCTGGTACACATGGTGTGCACTCCAGTCGTGAACAATGAAAGACCGAATGAATCAACAAGCTCGTAGTTAAATTCTGTATTTAGtgagaaacttttttttggtgaaaatctaaaatatccagaatctgaatttccatattaaaaatcaaaacaaggggCTAcagcgatagttcagtgggcatgGCTCagcctctggcaccaaatatggtccccacaACCACCAGTAGTGGTTCCTGAGCTGGAGAATGGcctgagcacaaccgggtgtgaccccaaaacaaagaaatcaaggcaaaaagaactgtatcactgtatcactgtcatccccttgctcatggatttgcttgagcggggaccagtaatgtctccattttaagacttgtttctgtttttggcatatcaaatacaccacacgtagcttgccaggctctgctgtgcaggcaagatactctcggtagcttgccagcctctcggagagggacggaggaatcgatcctgggtcggccacatgtaaggcaaatgccctaccactgtgctattgctccatcccaatgcaaaaagaaaccccaaaaaatttttttagtttatttactttttatttaaaaaatgttttttgaatcacagtgggaTGCACAGTttaagttgttcaggattgggtttcagtcatataatgttaacaaaatattatttgttaaatAAGTGAATGGAATGGCTGCTTTGGTTATTCTTGACCATTAATTTCTTTTCTAGTGGAACATACTATAGAAGTGACTACAGAAGTTGAGTGAAGGCCAGGGGAATGGAGGTAGCCATTCATTATGAGAAATGGGCAGGAATCTGAGCTCTGCAGTACAGcgtgtaggacacttgccttgcatactgcagggcaggttcaatccccagcatcacacagggtccctgagctccaccaggaggaagccctgagcttacaccgctgggtgtggccccccaaatgaaACCAAACTAAAAGAAAGAGATGGGTAGCTGGGTAGGAAGCATTTATGTAGAAAACACTTAAATACGCCAACTTAAGGGATATTGTGGCCTCTTCAGGTCAGAGGTCAGAAATAGCTGTTATTTCAGTATCTTTGGTGGGGGGAGAAATGTTAGGGGGGTCACACAGATGGTGGTAAGGGTTTAATCCCCACTCTGTGCTTAAAaatcactccaagcagtgctgggggatcatgtCCAGCGCTGGGGACGGAACTAGGGTCAGTCATgtgaaggcaagtgtcttaacccctgcactacctGCTTGGTCCTTGCTCCTCACTTTTATGTCATGCTTTCTTGATTTGATTGCTAAAAGATTCATAAAATACTTTGGAGGTTAAATATGAATTCAAATTGAAGCTGTTTTGACATATCTTTGTTTCAGAGTTTCACTCTTAAATTCTGTTGAATTCAATTGAAGATCATCTTGAATAATGTTTTTTGAACTCAGATGAAAATAGAATCCATATAATTTAACCCTAccaagtagaagaaaagaagaacttCACAAGAGCAGAAGCTCTTGCTGTGTTATCTCTTGTTCATTTCTAATATAGTACCTTAGCATATTTTAGCAGAATGACTGGCAGAGTAGACACTCaatacacatacaaatatttaTGTCTGGAAAGAGAGCTGGCCTCAACAAAGGGCTGCATAGCAGAGTGGTTTAAAAGCTTCATCTTTGAAACCAGCCTGGATTTGAATTCTAGTTTGGCCTTAGCAGCTGTTCCTCTTTATGCCTCaggtttcttaatattttattacctGGATGGTAATAATAATAGCTCTGCCTCATAGGACTAGTGAGAGAATAAATGCGTTCGTGTGAATAAAGCACTTAAATAGTGTCTAGAATATTAGTAAACACTCAAGTGTTAGCTCTTATTTATGAAGGCTCTAATAGTTCCCAGCTTGGTTATAAACAAGGAAACCAAGGAGGGGTCACACAGTTTAAGCCACTTATCCAAAGTCACCTAGATCAATGATGATCTCTAGTCAGAGGATTGGAGGCCTGTTCACACTGTAAAAATATAAACCACTGTGCTAGACCTTGGTAGGGCGAGAAAGCATGGCTCCGTAGCCTCATACCTGACCCACTTGTCCACATTCAGCTTCTAggaactaatgaaaaaaaaaatcttcaagggTTCTGTTCCCTACTATTAAAGTACTACTATGCATCGTTTTATTGGGGCACTATACAAGTCAGAAGCATATTGAACAGAGGTTTCAGACTGTGAGCCCTGCGAAAGGGGCTGATGTCACCTGGCACCAGAAACACAGGTACTGATTCTCTGAACTACAGGCAGAAACAGCAGGGAAGACTTCGGAGGCAAAAAGCAGATCCACAAATTCAAGGAGACAGGAAAGGGTGCTTTCTACTAAGAGTCAGCCTCAGTCTCTTTGGCAAGGAGGACATTCCCTAGTAGTTTTACCTTTATTGTCAAAAAGACAGATCACAGTAAACTGATCACAGTGACTGACAGATGTAGAAATGTTAGTTACCAGTTGCGATCTTGTTATTTTACTTCTTGGTCTTTCCACCTAACAAACACCTGCCCATCTCCTAAGCCATGTTTAGAACAGCGTTTCTTGACTGGGACCCCAAAATATTCTAAAGGAGTCACCAGTGAAATCGAGTAAAAGGGAGGAAGCTATATCCTGAGACCAGGAGGCTAACTGGTTGGAAAGGGGGAGTGGCATTGTCCAATGGAAAGAAACAGGTCAGAGAAAGGCCACAGctgggaaaaggttgagaaacactagtTAAGAAGAGCAAGAGAAGTATCATTTTCCATAAGTAAATGGTGTTTTGTGGATCCTAAATGTCTGTTGTTAAAATATTCTGACCCTGAGAATTCACCACATTAGTCAAGTCAAATGTAAAAAGTGTCAAAGTTAAATCAGACAAAGTTAACaatgatagtttttaaaaaatctgtcatATAGActagttgaggaaactttggtacatctatacaatggaatactatgcagctgttagaaaaaaggaggtcatgaattttttatttaagtggatcggcatgaaaagtttcatgctaagtgaaatgagtcagaaagagagagacagacatagaaagattgcactcatctatggcatatagaataacagagtgggacactaacacccaagaattgtagaaacaagtaccaggaggttgactccatggcttggaggctggcctcacattctggggaaagggcaactcagagaagggatcaccaactataatgtagtcgaaggccatgcgggagaagggagttgcgggctgaatgagggctagagactgagcacagtggccattcaaca is part of the Sorex araneus isolate mSorAra2 chromosome 2, mSorAra2.pri, whole genome shotgun sequence genome and harbors:
- the KCTD1 gene encoding BTB/POZ domain-containing protein KCTD1 isoform X2; this translates as MARMPGSGDCNTSAGGGAGAAAAENNGERGEGERGTGARGRRHGRPHYCSAGEEEEEEEEEEEDEIQEVQITGDEEEEDGGGGLEEDEEEEEEEEEEEEEEMGLDWDEPLEPEDSAGEELEPEPVHMINMDQSAPLEPEAPPRLLAPRARAGPPGDGAELDPDVLQRPERARLSENTRLATRYAVRIFREYLSEKAQSPDFETMDKGALCRVLRSFYAEARSKSGQLYSKSSLISIRSSLNRYLNEPPYCRTLDLTKDPELRSANLTLAAVIRKLEEQGAGPVVQKQAITRADLRKLYTSSVFSTNTPFGLLNKVWFETCMYFCTRGRENQRELEEDSFGLAMDEDGRKFVYFKSLGPYHKSRSSSWSKKRAESSDEENLPRMYETGTEFCPYASFVKYLSKRNPLCKAFFQRPRDHCSEGDVTWYENKAIGKNLLGTRMQMLSKAAKLSKTYTNHCIGAVSIATLNSIAGIGTKLGSPAPQGCYTEALNGAARHHSHHPPSLPSHHHRPPAPSLGNTYILPKDSQVGPDVKSEAAPKRALYESVFGPGEICGPSSPKRLCIRPSEPVDAVVVVSVKHDPLPLLAEANGHRSTNSSPTVVSPAIVSPAQDYTLLYEEAKYFQLQPMLLEMERWKQDRETGRFSRPCECLVVRVAPDLGERITLSGDKSLIEEVFPEIGDVMCNSVNAGWNHDSTHVIRFPLNGYCHLNSVQVLERLQQRGFEIVGSCGGGVDSSQFSEYVLRRELRRTPRGPSVIRIKQEPLD
- the KCTD1 gene encoding BTB/POZ domain-containing protein KCTD1 isoform X1, with the protein product MARMPGSGDCNTSAGGGAGAAAAENNGERGEGERGTGARGRRHGRPHYCSAGEEEEEEEEEEEDEIQEVQITGDEEEEDGGGGLEEDEEEEEEEEEEEEEEMGLDWDEPLEPEDSAGEELEPEPVHMINMDQSAPLEPEAPPRLLAPRARAGPPGDGAELDPDVLQRPERARLSENTRLATRYAVRIFREYLSEKAQSPDFETMDKGALCRVLRSFYAEARSKSGQLYSKSSLISIRSSLNRYLNEPPYCRTLDLTKDPELRSANLTLAAVIRKLEEQGAGPVVQKQAITRADLRKLYTSSVFSTNTPFGLLNKVWFETCMYFCTRGRENQRELEEDSFGLAMDEDGRKFVYFKSLGPYHKSRSSSWSKKRAESSDEENLPRMYETGTEFCPYASFVKYLSKRNPLCKAFFQRPRDHCSEGDVTWYENKAIGKNLLGTRMQMLSKAAKLSKTYTNHCIGAVSIATLNSIAGIGTKLGSPAPQGCYTEALNGAARHHSHHPPSLPSHHHRPPAPSLGNTYILPKDSQVGPDVKSEAAPKRALYESVFGPGEICGPSSPKRLCIRPSEPVDAVVVVSVKHDPLPLLAEANGHRSTNSSPTVVSPAIVSPAQDSRPNMSRPLITRSPASPLNNQGIPTPAQLTKSNAPVHIDVGGHMYTSSLATLTKYPESRIGRLFDGTEPIVLDSLKQHYFIDRDGQMFRYILNFLRTSKLLIPDDFKDYTLLYEEAKYFQLQPMLLEMERWKQDRETGRFSRPCECLVVRVAPDLGERITLSGDKSLIEEVFPEIGDVMCNSVNAGWNHDSTHVIRFPLNGYCHLNSVQVLERLQQRGFEIVGSCGGGVDSSQFSEYVLRRELRRTPRGPSVIRIKQEPLD